The Candidatus Margulisiibacteriota bacterium genome contains the following window.
CCTCTTATCAAAAACGCCTTTCCATGCTATAATAACAAAGGCTTTGCGCTTGATGAGCAGAGTTATATTTTACTTGGAATGAGGTATAAAAATGGCAGCAAAAATCAAATTACAAAGAGTAGGGACCAAAAACCGGCCGATCTATCGTTTAGTCGTTCAGGACGAGAGCAAGGCTTCGTCCAGCACGGTGATCGAAATCCTTGGTAATTACCAGCCGGGCAAGGAAACCATTTTCACTAATTTAAAGGACGAAAAAGTTAAAGAATGGTTAAAAAAAGGGGCGGAACCAACGGAAAAAGTCAGGATTCTGCTGGGGAAGGTCGGGATCATGCCGGCGATCGACCTGGCTAGTTTGCCGAAACGCAAGTCGAAGAAGGAAGTTCCCCAAGAAGCGGCCGCCGCTGCTCCAGCCGTAGGAGGCTAGTGATGAAAGAGCTTGTCGAGTATATCGTTAAATTTCTGGTTGATAAGCCGGAACAAGTTGAAATAAAAGAAGCGGAAGGACATTCGGCCACGGTAGTTGAGGTCAAGACCGCGCCGGAAGATTCAGGCAAGGTGATCGGCCGAGAAGGTCGGATCGCTAATTCCATCAGGACGATCGTTAAAGCGGCCGCCGCGAAACAGCAAAAGAAAGTCACTGTTGAAATTATGACCGAAGATAAACAACGAGGGGGACTATAATGGCAGAAGGAATAGAGCTCAAAAGAGTCGTCATGGTTAAAGCGATCGTAACCGAGGCCTTCAAACAGAATTTGATCAAAGAATTAGAGAGGGCCATTGCTAATTTAGAAGGCCAATTGGGCCAGATGGAAGGACAAAGCAAGGCTTACTTGGAAGATCTTAAGAAGAAAGGGTTGATGCAGAAAGCGGCCGCTTTCAAGCACCAGCTTGATGAAGAACGGAACCGCCAGTCGGCGTCCAAAGCCGATTTAATGATGAAGATCGAAGAGGCCAAGCGGCTTCAGGTTGGTTCGGAATTCGTCCAGGGCCCGTTGGAAGGGCCGGTCAATGTCGGGGTCGGCGATAATCTTTACAAAAAAGTTGGTGGCGCCGAAATCATTGTTAAAGACGGAGTCGTCCAGGAGATCCGCGGCGCCTAAATGCGTGTCGACGTACTGACCCTTTTCCCTGAAATGTTTCAGGGACCGATGAGTCAAAGCCTTATCCAAAAGGCCCGGGACAAAGGGCTTTTAGATCTACGGGCTGTCGATATCCGCGATTTTACCAGCGACAAGCACAAAACTGCCGATGACACGCCTTATGGCGGCGGTCCCGGCATGGTCATGAAAGCTGATGTTGTGGCTGCGGCCATTAGATCCTTGAAAAATGATCCGGTCGATCGGGTGATCATGTTCTGTCCGACTGGAACTAAATTGACCCAGGCGAAGGTTAATGAGCTGGCCAGCTTGGAACATTTGGTCATGATCTGCGGGCATTACGAAGGGATCGATAACCGGATCGGTGCCTTGATTGATGAGGAAATCTCGATCGGCGATTATGTTTTGACCGGTGGCGAGCTTCCGGCCATGGTTTTGATCGATTCGATGGCCCGGCAGATCCCGGGAGTGGTGAAAGAAGCCGCTTCGGTCGAAGGGGATTCTTTCTATTCCGGTTTGTTGGACCATCCCTGTTACACCAAACCGGAAGAATTCGAGGGGAACCGGGTGCCGGAGGTTTTGCTTTCCGGCCATCACGCCCAGATCGAGCGCTGGCGTCGAAAAGAGGCCTTGAGCAAGACCCTTTTTCGGCGTCCCGAACTATTGGCCGGAGTTCAGATCAGTGCCGATGACCGGGTCTTATTGACCGAGATCGTTGAGGAATTAAAATGAGCGTCTTGTATCTGGCCTTGTTGCACCACCCGATCTATAACAAGCGCCGGGATATCGTGACGACCTGTATTACCGGTTTTGATCTGCACGATATTGCCAGGTCGTCCGTGACCTTCGGGATTAAAAAGTATTTTGTGGTCAATCCTATGCCGACGCAAAGGAATTTTGCCCAGAGAATACATGACTTTTGGCTGGACGAGGGGGCCCAGGAGTTTAACTGGACCCGGGCCGAAGCTTTCAAGCTGATCAGGATAACCGATACTTTAGATTCGGTCATTGCCGAAATAACTGAAGCCGAAGACCAAAGGCCGAAGGTGATCGCGACCTCCGCCAAGCCGAGAGGAACGGTAAAATTCGAGCAATTGCGGCGCGACCTAAAAGAGGGCGACGGGGTCTACCTGCTTTTATTTGGCACCGGTTGGGGAATGGCGGACGAGGTTTTTGAGAAAGTTGACGGGGTGCTTGATCCGATCGTCGGACCGACAGAGTACAATCATTTGTCAGTTCGGTCGGCGGTTGCTATAATATTAGATAGGTTGCTTGGCTCATAGCCGGCGACCGGCAAAAAGGAGAGAAAATATGTTAGGGATGTCAGTGATTAAAGAGATCGAAGAGGGAACAAAAAGGAAAATCAAGAATTTC
Protein-coding sequences here:
- the rpsP gene encoding 30S ribosomal protein S16 — encoded protein: MAAKIKLQRVGTKNRPIYRLVVQDESKASSSTVIEILGNYQPGKETIFTNLKDEKVKEWLKKGAEPTEKVRILLGKVGIMPAIDLASLPKRKSKKEVPQEAAAAAPAVGG
- the trmD gene encoding tRNA (guanosine(37)-N1)-methyltransferase TrmD, translating into MRVDVLTLFPEMFQGPMSQSLIQKARDKGLLDLRAVDIRDFTSDKHKTADDTPYGGGPGMVMKADVVAAAIRSLKNDPVDRVIMFCPTGTKLTQAKVNELASLEHLVMICGHYEGIDNRIGALIDEEISIGDYVLTGGELPAMVLIDSMARQIPGVVKEAASVEGDSFYSGLLDHPCYTKPEEFEGNRVPEVLLSGHHAQIERWRRKEALSKTLFRRPELLAGVQISADDRVLLTEIVEELK
- a CDS encoding KH domain-containing protein — its product is MKELVEYIVKFLVDKPEQVEIKEAEGHSATVVEVKTAPEDSGKVIGREGRIANSIRTIVKAAAAKQQKKVTVEIMTEDKQRGGL
- a CDS encoding RNA methyltransferase translates to MSVLYLALLHHPIYNKRRDIVTTCITGFDLHDIARSSVTFGIKKYFVVNPMPTQRNFAQRIHDFWLDEGAQEFNWTRAEAFKLIRITDTLDSVIAEITEAEDQRPKVIATSAKPRGTVKFEQLRRDLKEGDGVYLLLFGTGWGMADEVFEKVDGVLDPIVGPTEYNHLSVRSAVAIILDRLLGS
- a CDS encoding YlqD family protein, whose product is MAEGIELKRVVMVKAIVTEAFKQNLIKELERAIANLEGQLGQMEGQSKAYLEDLKKKGLMQKAAAFKHQLDEERNRQSASKADLMMKIEEAKRLQVGSEFVQGPLEGPVNVGVGDNLYKKVGGAEIIVKDGVVQEIRGA